In a genomic window of Thermosynechococcus sp. CL-1:
- the rpaB gene encoding response regulator transcription factor RpaB, with protein MESHKEKILVVDDEASIRRILETRLSMIGYTVVTAADGEEALTTFRQEQPDLVVLDVMMPKLDGYGVCQELRKESDVPIIMLTALGDVADRITGLELGADDYVVKPFSPKELEARIRSVLRRIEKTSTSGIPSSGVIQVGNIRIDTNKRQVYKGDERIRLTGMEFMLLELLVGRSGEPFSRGEILEQVWGYTPERHVDTRVVDVHISRLRAKLEEDPSNPELILTARGTGYLFQRITEPGEASNKNS; from the coding sequence TTGGAGAGCCACAAAGAAAAGATACTCGTTGTTGATGATGAAGCGAGTATTCGCCGCATTTTAGAAACTCGGCTGTCAATGATTGGCTATACCGTCGTCACTGCTGCCGATGGCGAGGAAGCCCTGACCACATTTCGGCAGGAGCAGCCAGATTTAGTAGTGCTTGACGTGATGATGCCCAAACTAGATGGCTATGGCGTCTGTCAAGAACTGCGCAAAGAATCCGATGTCCCCATTATTATGCTCACTGCCCTTGGTGATGTCGCCGATCGCATTACGGGGCTGGAACTGGGCGCCGATGATTATGTGGTCAAGCCCTTTTCCCCCAAGGAGTTGGAAGCCCGCATTCGCTCGGTGCTGCGACGCATTGAGAAAACCAGCACCTCTGGTATCCCTAGCTCTGGGGTGATTCAGGTGGGCAATATTCGCATTGATACCAACAAGCGCCAAGTCTATAAAGGGGATGAGCGCATTCGCCTCACGGGTATGGAATTTATGCTCTTGGAATTGCTGGTGGGTCGCTCGGGGGAACCCTTCTCACGGGGAGAAATTCTCGAGCAGGTGTGGGGCTACACGCCAGAACGCCATGTGGATACGCGGGTGGTGGATGTCCACATTTCCCGCTTGCGGGCTAAGCTAGAGGAAGACCCCAGTAATCCAGAATTAATTTTGACAGCACGGGGAACAGGCTATCTCTTTCAGCGAATTACTGAACCGGGAGAAGCAAGCAACAAAAATTCCTAA
- a CDS encoding homocysteine biosynthesis protein has protein sequence MERTIAEINEKITAGKATVWTLAELKARLESLSIAEATRQVDVVTTGTFEPMESSGAILNLGPTDPPIKLRQCWLDGIPAYSGFGAVDLYLGAAQSLDPNSEAGEADSLRERGGGHVIADLIAGKAIPLRAVGYVTDCYPRASLETVISKETINQFYLYNPRNLYQNFIVGVNGGDRPLYTYLGPLQPQLGNAVYACGGALSPLLNDPYLRLVGIGTRIFLGGGIGYVAWEGTQHFPLQKRLANDIPIGPAATLALIGDAKQMDPFWVRGCYFKHYGASLMLGVGVPLPVLDQEVIARCAIRDEDVVAPVIDFSIPRRVRPTFGMVNYAQLKSGKIKIEGKTVRTAPLTSLYFSQRIAEVLKDWIHSGRFTLTEPVAPLPRDRAFLPQQPWMPAASDD, from the coding sequence GTGGAACGCACGATTGCCGAAATCAATGAAAAGATTACAGCAGGTAAAGCCACCGTTTGGACATTGGCAGAACTCAAAGCCCGCCTTGAAAGTCTGAGCATTGCGGAAGCAACCCGCCAAGTGGATGTGGTGACAACGGGTACCTTTGAACCCATGGAGTCCTCTGGGGCGATCCTTAACTTAGGCCCGACGGATCCGCCGATTAAACTGCGGCAGTGCTGGCTCGATGGCATTCCCGCCTATAGTGGTTTTGGCGCCGTCGATCTGTACTTGGGGGCAGCCCAATCCCTTGATCCCAATTCCGAAGCGGGCGAAGCCGACAGTCTGCGGGAGCGAGGGGGTGGCCATGTCATTGCCGATTTGATTGCAGGTAAAGCCATTCCCCTACGGGCAGTGGGCTATGTCACGGATTGTTATCCCCGCGCCAGTTTAGAAACGGTGATTAGCAAAGAGACGATCAATCAGTTCTATCTCTATAACCCCCGCAATCTTTATCAAAATTTTATTGTCGGTGTCAATGGTGGCGATCGCCCGCTCTATACCTACCTTGGTCCGCTGCAACCGCAACTGGGGAATGCCGTCTATGCCTGTGGCGGCGCCCTCTCACCTTTATTGAATGATCCCTACTTGCGACTGGTGGGGATTGGCACGCGCATTTTCCTCGGCGGCGGCATTGGTTATGTGGCGTGGGAAGGCACTCAACACTTCCCCTTGCAAAAACGGTTGGCCAACGACATCCCCATTGGTCCAGCGGCCACCCTTGCCCTGATTGGTGATGCCAAACAGATGGATCCCTTTTGGGTGCGCGGTTGCTATTTCAAGCACTATGGAGCGTCCCTGATGCTGGGGGTGGGGGTTCCGCTGCCGGTGTTGGATCAAGAGGTCATTGCCCGCTGTGCCATTCGCGATGAAGACGTGGTTGCCCCAGTTATTGACTTTTCAATTCCCCGCCGCGTGCGTCCCACCTTTGGCATGGTCAACTATGCTCAACTCAAGTCAGGCAAAATCAAGATTGAAGGCAAAACTGTGCGCACCGCTCCCCTGACGAGTCTTTACTTTAGTCAGCGCATTGCCGAAGTCCTCAAAGACTGGATCCACAGTGGTCGTTTTACCCTCACAGAACCCGTTGCCCCCCTGCCGCGCGATCGCGCCTTTCTGCCACAGCAACCTTGGATGCCCGCTGCCAGTGATGATTAA
- the hmpF gene encoding pilus motility taxis protein HmpF encodes MQYLAEVIKKTGFMGTKSELKLLMREQSGYWHPVPQNEETIPFDNSRDYGNGVLVFVEMAANRQIQNVDEATRRLTGILHGFTRMRERFQSQEEEIEGWKQSLSYQAEALNQREQEFEQRREELQELEAQLAGAEEQLAQLNKLREELTVEEQRIQSERQALENLRHQVHQEQQRWEQLKSSHSVGLSPEQIRQVDSILQQLAETLNSGGRPQIAECFQILDQQQALLSQYWQQLEQLEQELSQRQAALEEQLQAFHAKEETWRTAQEQFWQDSRAIALQEELCRYKQSVLEKERHLLAQQEEMIQQMRQAMVSDLTEAVDVNALMKMPMEELEKEVANRGNDLKRASAFVNDQEEELKMALESLAELEQKVKAASDFDRLQLAGELEDERQRCNLLNQALEGQRQNIREKEAIYKIHKQVLEARKDPASQQGISLIPILSELERQFQEYSVAVNQLAEELQQAYTDLESLRHDLEERRKLQQQQKDQLSQEEQALIEEQRLLAAKRGQANLLREILQPVQDRLNHLRQGLEGLNQNILNGRPSALISELQQVVMNLGQGA; translated from the coding sequence GTGCAGTATCTCGCCGAGGTGATTAAAAAAACGGGTTTCATGGGGACGAAATCCGAGTTGAAGTTGTTGATGCGTGAGCAGTCGGGCTACTGGCACCCTGTCCCCCAAAACGAAGAAACCATTCCCTTTGACAACAGTCGTGACTACGGCAATGGTGTGTTGGTCTTTGTAGAAATGGCCGCCAACCGCCAGATTCAAAACGTGGATGAAGCAACGCGCCGTCTCACCGGTATCTTGCACGGCTTCACACGGATGCGTGAGCGGTTCCAAAGTCAAGAGGAAGAAATTGAGGGCTGGAAGCAATCCCTCTCCTATCAGGCGGAAGCTCTCAATCAACGGGAACAGGAATTTGAGCAGCGCAGAGAAGAACTCCAAGAACTAGAGGCGCAATTGGCCGGCGCTGAAGAGCAACTAGCACAACTCAACAAATTGCGAGAAGAATTGACCGTCGAGGAACAGCGGATTCAATCAGAGCGCCAAGCCCTTGAAAATTTACGCCACCAAGTGCACCAAGAGCAGCAGCGCTGGGAACAACTTAAATCAAGCCACAGCGTTGGCCTATCCCCAGAGCAAATTCGCCAAGTGGACTCGATTTTGCAGCAGTTGGCAGAGACCCTCAACAGTGGTGGGCGTCCTCAAATCGCGGAATGTTTTCAAATTTTAGACCAGCAGCAAGCCTTGCTGAGTCAATACTGGCAGCAACTAGAGCAACTGGAGCAGGAGCTGAGTCAACGGCAAGCTGCCCTAGAGGAACAACTGCAAGCCTTCCATGCAAAGGAGGAGACGTGGCGCACCGCTCAAGAACAATTTTGGCAAGACAGTCGAGCGATCGCCCTGCAGGAGGAACTCTGCCGCTACAAACAGTCCGTGCTTGAAAAAGAACGTCACCTCCTTGCCCAACAGGAGGAAATGATCCAGCAAATGCGCCAAGCCATGGTCAGTGATCTCACAGAGGCAGTGGATGTGAATGCCCTGATGAAAATGCCCATGGAGGAACTCGAAAAAGAAGTCGCCAACCGCGGTAATGACCTCAAACGTGCCTCTGCCTTTGTCAACGATCAAGAAGAAGAGCTAAAAATGGCTCTGGAGTCCTTGGCAGAACTGGAGCAAAAAGTCAAAGCAGCCAGTGATTTCGATCGCCTGCAACTGGCAGGAGAACTGGAGGACGAACGCCAGCGCTGTAATCTGCTCAATCAGGCGCTTGAAGGACAGCGGCAAAATATCCGTGAAAAAGAAGCGATCTACAAAATTCACAAACAAGTGCTAGAGGCGCGCAAAGATCCCGCCTCCCAACAGGGCATTAGCCTCATTCCCATCCTCAGTGAACTGGAGCGCCAGTTTCAAGAGTACAGTGTGGCTGTCAATCAACTCGCGGAAGAATTGCAGCAGGCCTATACTGATCTCGAAAGTCTGCGCCACGACCTTGAAGAGCGCCGCAAACTGCAACAGCAGCAAAAAGATCAACTCAGTCAAGAAGAACAGGCACTGATTGAAGAGCAACGGTTACTCGCTGCCAAGCGCGGCCAAGCGAATCTGCTGCGGGAGATTTTACAGCCCGTTCAAGATCGCCTCAATCACCTGCGCCAAGGCCTAGAGGGACTAAACCAAAATATCCTCAATGGCCGTCCCAGTGCTCTCATTTCTGAATTGCAGCAGGTCGTCATGAATCTAGGGCAGGGGGCTTAG
- a CDS encoding tetratricopeptide repeat protein, with protein MRFNSLLWASIASLGLWMASPVHANSQVSTLMQEGRRLVEAGNYAQALAIYQQLLQSESRNPRVHSAIGYLYAQQGQFAEAARAYQRAIELDQQNADFYYALGYSLGMMGENHGAAAAYRQAIRLNNRNAQSYEGLAVILARMGDPQGAIQAYRSALSLDPRNWAAQKGLGVLLLQQRNIPEALSSLQQAAALAPSNASIQLNLGMALLAAGDPSNGWQAIDRAANLGQRDADLLQQVAELAAAANQTERAIQTYRRLITLQPERLATYFSFGELLMQQNNPLEAAAIYRQATQINPRDPEGFYRLGKALAAQGRRQEARSAYQVALKLYREQNNRAGETKVRDAMRQRN; from the coding sequence ATGCGCTTCAATTCCCTTTTGTGGGCTAGTATTGCCAGTCTTGGCCTTTGGATGGCATCGCCAGTACACGCCAATAGCCAAGTCAGCACGCTGATGCAAGAAGGGCGACGGCTAGTGGAAGCAGGAAACTATGCCCAAGCCTTGGCCATTTATCAGCAACTGCTCCAGAGCGAGAGCCGTAATCCCCGCGTGCATTCTGCCATTGGCTACCTCTATGCCCAGCAGGGACAATTTGCCGAAGCCGCCCGTGCCTACCAACGCGCTATTGAGCTGGATCAACAAAACGCTGATTTTTACTATGCCCTCGGCTACAGTCTGGGGATGATGGGGGAAAACCACGGGGCTGCTGCCGCCTACCGCCAAGCCATTCGCCTGAATAACCGTAATGCCCAATCCTACGAAGGACTGGCGGTGATTCTCGCCCGCATGGGGGATCCCCAAGGCGCTATACAGGCCTACCGCTCCGCCCTCAGTCTTGACCCCCGCAATTGGGCGGCTCAAAAGGGATTAGGCGTTTTGCTGCTCCAACAACGCAATATTCCTGAAGCCCTCAGTAGTCTGCAACAGGCGGCAGCCCTTGCCCCTAGCAATGCCTCGATTCAACTCAACTTGGGGATGGCACTTCTGGCCGCCGGCGATCCTAGCAATGGCTGGCAAGCGATTGATCGCGCGGCTAACTTGGGTCAGCGGGATGCGGATCTGCTACAACAGGTGGCTGAACTGGCGGCTGCTGCAAATCAAACCGAGCGAGCCATTCAAACCTATCGCCGCCTAATCACTTTGCAACCCGAACGGCTAGCCACCTACTTTAGCTTTGGCGAGTTGTTAATGCAGCAGAACAACCCCCTTGAAGCGGCGGCCATTTATCGTCAAGCCACGCAGATCAACCCTAGAGATCCCGAAGGATTTTACCGCTTGGGCAAAGCCTTGGCAGCGCAAGGGCGGCGGCAGGAGGCTCGCAGTGCCTATCAAGTGGCTTTGAAACTGTACCGTGAGCAAAATAACCGCGCAGGGGAAACCAAAGTCCGAGACGCGATGCGGCAGCGCAATTAG
- a CDS encoding elongation factor G, translating into MARRCNIALVGSYNSGKTTLAESILRLTHATSSKASSLLDTSPEARDRQMGVELNVVHTQYGDLELTLLDCPGSVELLQETLNALVGVDMAIVVCEPLSDRAFTLTPLFKFLDDWQIPHILFVNKMERAHDPYMEILAAYRQVSSRPLVPHQYPIWQGDDLLGYIDLVTEQAYHYHAGAAADLVPFPSELQAVEQAARAELLEALANYDDHLLEELLEDIAPPESEIMADLRWELGADLIVPVFFGSAQTDYGVRPLLAALDREAPDATETAAHRQINGEEPLAQVLKTFYLPQGGGKLSLVRVWQGTLTDGMSLNGVRVGGIYRAQGTQLESLGQATAGDIVLLARLEGIRTGETLSINGQAVPLPCAPQLEPVYALAITPSKRSDEVKLTSALQKLLEEDPALRWEQHGDTHEIILWGQGDIHLQIALDRLRRKYNLPMQTHLPQVPYKETIRRSTKNSHGRYKHQTGGHGQFGDVYLDIAPLERGSGFQFSETIVGGVVPKQYIPGVEQGVREFLNQGPLGFPIVDVAVTLTNGSYHSVDSSEQAFRQAARLAMQAGIPQCEPQLLEPIMAIQVWMPQAFTAKVMQALTGRRGQVLGYSNKEGWPGWEQIEAYLPQAEMHDFVVELRSLTMGTGGFHWQFDHLQEVPEKLAATIVQRHKKA; encoded by the coding sequence ATGGCGAGACGATGCAACATTGCCCTTGTGGGCAGCTACAACAGTGGCAAAACAACCCTTGCAGAAAGCATTTTGCGCCTTACCCACGCCACGAGCAGTAAGGCCAGTAGTCTTCTAGATACCAGCCCTGAGGCTCGCGATCGCCAAATGGGGGTGGAACTGAATGTCGTTCATACCCAGTATGGAGACTTGGAGCTGACGCTTCTCGACTGTCCCGGCTCGGTGGAATTGCTGCAAGAAACCCTCAATGCCCTCGTGGGGGTGGATATGGCAATCGTTGTCTGTGAACCCCTTAGCGATCGCGCCTTTACCCTAACCCCCCTGTTCAAATTCCTCGATGACTGGCAGATTCCCCATATTCTTTTTGTCAACAAGATGGAGCGCGCCCATGACCCCTACATGGAGATCCTCGCGGCCTATCGCCAAGTTTCCAGTCGCCCCTTGGTACCCCACCAGTACCCCATTTGGCAGGGGGATGATCTCTTGGGCTACATTGACTTGGTGACGGAGCAGGCCTATCACTATCATGCGGGGGCAGCGGCGGATTTAGTTCCCTTTCCTTCGGAATTACAAGCCGTTGAACAGGCGGCGCGGGCGGAGCTACTGGAGGCTCTAGCCAACTATGATGACCACCTTTTGGAAGAACTCCTTGAGGATATTGCGCCGCCAGAAAGTGAAATCATGGCGGATCTGCGCTGGGAGTTGGGAGCCGATTTAATTGTGCCCGTCTTTTTTGGCAGTGCGCAAACGGACTACGGTGTGCGCCCCCTATTGGCAGCCCTTGATCGCGAAGCACCCGATGCCACAGAAACTGCTGCCCATCGCCAGATTAATGGTGAGGAACCCCTCGCCCAAGTACTGAAGACCTTCTATCTACCCCAAGGAGGCGGCAAGCTCTCCCTCGTTCGGGTCTGGCAGGGTACCTTGACCGATGGTATGAGCTTGAATGGGGTGCGTGTGGGTGGTATCTACCGTGCCCAAGGTACACAACTGGAATCCTTGGGACAAGCCACAGCGGGGGACATCGTTCTCTTGGCGCGCCTAGAGGGCATTCGTACGGGTGAGACCCTCAGTATCAATGGTCAGGCGGTGCCTTTGCCCTGTGCCCCCCAACTAGAACCCGTCTATGCCTTGGCCATTACCCCCAGTAAACGCAGTGATGAGGTGAAGCTCACCAGCGCGCTGCAAAAACTTCTTGAGGAAGATCCGGCGCTGCGCTGGGAACAGCATGGCGATACCCATGAAATTATTCTCTGGGGACAGGGTGACATTCACTTGCAGATTGCCCTTGATCGCCTGCGCCGCAAATATAACCTACCGATGCAAACCCATCTCCCCCAAGTCCCCTACAAGGAAACCATTCGCCGCAGCACGAAAAACAGTCATGGCCGCTATAAACATCAAACCGGTGGCCACGGCCAGTTTGGCGATGTGTACCTCGATATTGCTCCCCTAGAACGCGGCAGCGGCTTTCAATTTAGTGAAACCATTGTCGGCGGCGTTGTGCCCAAGCAATATATCCCCGGTGTCGAGCAAGGGGTGCGGGAATTTCTCAACCAAGGACCGTTGGGATTTCCGATCGTGGATGTGGCGGTGACCCTCACCAATGGCTCCTATCACTCCGTGGATAGCTCTGAGCAGGCCTTTCGCCAAGCGGCTCGCCTCGCCATGCAAGCGGGAATTCCCCAGTGTGAACCGCAACTCCTAGAACCCATCATGGCAATCCAAGTGTGGATGCCCCAAGCTTTTACGGCTAAGGTGATGCAGGCGTTGACGGGGCGGCGCGGTCAGGTTTTGGGCTACAGCAATAAGGAGGGTTGGCCCGGCTGGGAACAGATTGAGGCTTATCTACCCCAAGCAGAAATGCATGACTTTGTGGTGGAGTTGCGATCGCTGACAATGGGCACAGGTGGCTTCCATTGGCAATTTGACCATCTTCAAGAAGTACCGGAGAAACTGGCCGCGACGATTGTCCAGCGCCACAAAAAAGCCTAG
- a CDS encoding glycosyltransferase family A protein, translating to MTEGLAVELAGLRSFSIVMPAYNVVTQRGETVFRETLESIAASCRYLQQHFPYATAGELILVSDGSTDHTCDVATAQWPDVVPLQLVGLPTNMGIAAARNMGVRLAKGEVIFFCDGDDLYRPEHLFLALSVLNQPLPAPYAPAYFGAVRTGVYCRDRLHPYWHRSLEQTLVLNLAVRREVHEFIGGFPEEEVFRQFRYGAEDVAYAHWLHQFCHTARLQQQTVEYRRFPNSFFDRQLKKFQAAPGTVADDLDASDRQQEAQIQQIMATRLQELQAKAAQLVA from the coding sequence GTGACTGAGGGACTTGCTGTGGAACTTGCTGGCCTACGTTCCTTCTCGATTGTGATGCCCGCCTACAATGTGGTGACCCAGCGGGGAGAAACGGTCTTTCGGGAAACCCTTGAGAGCATTGCCGCCAGTTGCCGCTACCTCCAACAGCACTTCCCCTACGCCACTGCGGGGGAATTGATCCTTGTGAGCGATGGCTCTACGGATCACACCTGTGATGTAGCAACTGCCCAGTGGCCGGATGTAGTGCCCCTACAATTGGTGGGCTTGCCGACGAATATGGGTATTGCGGCAGCGCGGAACATGGGGGTGCGCTTGGCCAAAGGGGAGGTGATTTTTTTCTGTGATGGCGATGATCTCTACCGCCCTGAGCATCTGTTTTTAGCCCTATCGGTGTTGAATCAGCCTTTACCAGCACCCTATGCCCCAGCGTATTTTGGGGCGGTACGCACAGGGGTCTATTGTCGCGATCGCCTGCACCCCTACTGGCACAGGAGTCTCGAGCAAACGCTGGTGCTCAATCTCGCCGTGCGCCGCGAAGTCCATGAGTTTATTGGCGGCTTTCCCGAAGAGGAGGTGTTTCGCCAATTTCGCTATGGGGCTGAGGATGTGGCCTATGCCCATTGGCTGCACCAGTTTTGCCACACTGCCCGCCTCCAGCAGCAGACCGTTGAGTACCGCCGCTTTCCCAATAGTTTCTTTGACCGTCAACTCAAGAAATTCCAAGCCGCTCCCGGTACCGTGGCTGATGATCTGGATGCGAGCGATCGCCAGCAGGAGGCGCAGATTCAGCAGATTATGGCCACACGACTGCAGGAATTGCAGGCCAAGGCGGCTCAACTGGTGGCCTAG
- a CDS encoding pyridoxal phosphate-dependent aminotransferase, protein MDWATRVMRVTPSVTLAIDAKAKAMRAAGEDICSFSAGEPDFDTPAHIREAAKTALDQGKTRYGSAAGEPALRQAIATKLNNDNHLPYRAENILVTNGGKQALFNLMLALINPGDEVIIPAPYWVSYPEMVHLASGTPVIVATTPETGYRITPAQLEDAITPKTRLFVLNSPSNPTGMVYTPEEIRELAAVIVRHQLWVVSDEIYEKILYDGAEHLSIGAVSEAAFERTIVCSGFAKAYAMTGWRVGYLAGATDVIKVATKIQSHSTSNVCTFAQYGALAALEGSQACVAEMVAAFRDRRACMYERISEIPRLRCLKPQGAFYLFVDISETGLSSVEFCDRLLEEEKVATIPGKAFGMDDHIRLSYATDLATIEKGLTRLAKFVERL, encoded by the coding sequence ATGGACTGGGCAACGCGGGTGATGCGGGTCACGCCGTCGGTAACGCTGGCGATTGATGCCAAAGCCAAGGCAATGCGCGCGGCTGGAGAGGATATCTGTAGCTTTAGTGCGGGCGAACCCGACTTTGACACCCCTGCCCACATTCGTGAGGCGGCAAAAACAGCGCTCGATCAAGGCAAAACCCGCTATGGTTCGGCGGCAGGGGAACCGGCCTTGCGGCAGGCGATCGCCACCAAGCTCAACAACGACAACCACCTGCCCTATCGTGCTGAAAATATTCTCGTCACCAATGGCGGCAAGCAGGCGCTCTTTAACCTGATGCTAGCCCTAATCAATCCCGGCGATGAGGTCATTATTCCTGCCCCCTACTGGGTGAGCTATCCAGAAATGGTGCACTTGGCTAGTGGCACGCCGGTGATTGTAGCAACCACGCCGGAAACCGGTTATCGGATTACCCCTGCTCAACTGGAGGATGCAATTACGCCGAAAACACGGCTCTTTGTCCTCAACTCCCCCAGCAACCCCACGGGCATGGTCTATACCCCCGAGGAAATTCGCGAACTAGCGGCAGTGATTGTGCGGCATCAACTGTGGGTGGTCTCCGATGAGATTTACGAGAAGATTCTCTACGATGGGGCTGAACACCTGAGCATCGGTGCTGTCAGTGAGGCGGCCTTTGAGCGAACCATTGTCTGTAGTGGCTTTGCCAAGGCCTATGCGATGACGGGTTGGCGTGTGGGCTATTTGGCAGGGGCAACCGATGTGATTAAAGTCGCCACGAAAATTCAGAGCCACAGCACCTCAAATGTGTGTACGTTTGCCCAATACGGTGCCCTTGCGGCTCTAGAGGGAAGTCAAGCCTGTGTGGCCGAGATGGTGGCCGCCTTCCGCGATCGCCGTGCCTGTATGTATGAACGCATTTCTGAGATTCCTCGCCTGCGCTGTCTCAAACCCCAAGGCGCCTTTTATCTCTTTGTGGATATTAGCGAAACGGGTTTAAGTTCCGTAGAGTTTTGCGATCGCCTGCTGGAGGAAGAAAAGGTGGCCACAATTCCCGGTAAAGCCTTTGGCATGGATGATCACATTCGCCTCTCCTACGCCACGGATTTGGCCACCATTGAAAAAGGCCTGACGCGACTGGCAAAATTTGTCGAGCGGCTCTAA
- a CDS encoding Uma2 family endonuclease: MTSTTPVDSSPLLLNVRNATVQVTPEQFDQLCRDNPDLRLELTKAGELIVMPPTGGQTGAQNFELIVEVGLWNRQTQLGRAFDSSTGYDFTALGGGKLSPDVSWIASPRLEGVDLTGFIPIVPDFVAELRSPSDAIDRLRAKMQEYRRLGVRLGLLINSQDRQVELYRPQEDVVVLDAPQVVDCSEVMPGFLLPMARLWI; this comes from the coding sequence ATGACTTCTACAACACCCGTGGACAGCTCGCCGCTGCTGCTCAATGTCCGCAATGCAACGGTGCAGGTGACCCCAGAGCAGTTTGATCAGCTCTGCCGCGATAATCCTGATCTGCGCCTAGAATTGACCAAGGCTGGAGAATTGATTGTCATGCCGCCAACGGGGGGGCAAACGGGTGCCCAAAATTTTGAGCTGATTGTGGAAGTGGGGCTTTGGAACCGGCAAACGCAACTGGGGCGCGCCTTTGATTCCTCAACGGGCTATGACTTTACAGCTTTGGGGGGCGGCAAACTCTCCCCAGATGTCTCTTGGATTGCTAGCCCCCGCCTAGAGGGCGTTGATCTGACGGGCTTTATCCCCATCGTGCCGGATTTCGTTGCTGAGTTGCGATCGCCCTCGGATGCGATTGACCGCTTACGCGCCAAAATGCAGGAGTATCGGCGACTGGGGGTGCGCTTGGGGCTGCTGATCAATTCCCAAGACCGCCAAGTAGAACTCTACCGTCCCCAAGAGGACGTGGTTGTTTTAGACGCCCCCCAGGTCGTTGATTGCAGCGAGGTGATGCCGGGGTTTCTCCTACCGATGGCGCGGTTGTGGATTTAG
- a CDS encoding ROK family protein, with the protein MSEPYVIGVDLGGTAIKMGRFSPKGDCLNTLTLPTPQPPFPERVIRAIVQGIKELDGEDRALAIGMGIPGPVDATGRIARRAINLDWYEVPISDSLEHLTGKPTVIGNDANCAGLGEAWLGAGSQFKDLILLTLGTGVGGAIILNGDLFVGRDGAAGELGLITLDYNGPPCNSGNRGSLEQHVSAQALRRRWGCEPHEMAERANNGDPEAIALWQTYGRELAAGIASLIYVLTPEAVIIGGGISAASDLFFPSMIAELEERVLPTSRNNLHCLRATLGNHAGIVGAAKLAWKYVKDHL; encoded by the coding sequence GTGAGTGAACCCTACGTGATTGGTGTTGATCTTGGTGGCACTGCCATCAAAATGGGGCGCTTTAGTCCCAAGGGGGATTGCCTCAATACCCTAACGTTGCCGACCCCTCAGCCTCCCTTTCCAGAGCGGGTGATTAGAGCGATTGTGCAGGGGATTAAAGAACTGGATGGTGAGGATCGGGCGTTGGCGATCGGGATGGGCATACCGGGGCCTGTGGATGCCACTGGTCGTATTGCCCGCCGTGCCATTAACCTTGACTGGTACGAAGTGCCCATTAGCGACAGCCTCGAACATCTGACGGGCAAACCCACCGTGATTGGTAACGATGCCAACTGTGCTGGCCTTGGAGAAGCATGGCTAGGGGCGGGGAGTCAGTTCAAGGATTTAATTTTGCTGACCTTGGGGACGGGGGTCGGCGGTGCGATTATCCTCAATGGCGATCTCTTTGTCGGTCGGGATGGTGCTGCCGGCGAGTTGGGGCTGATTACCCTCGACTACAACGGACCTCCCTGCAACAGTGGCAATCGCGGTTCCCTTGAGCAACATGTTTCCGCCCAAGCCCTGCGGCGACGCTGGGGCTGTGAACCCCATGAGATGGCAGAGCGAGCCAACAATGGCGACCCTGAGGCGATCGCCCTCTGGCAAACCTATGGCCGTGAATTAGCCGCTGGCATTGCGAGCCTTATATATGTCCTCACCCCCGAAGCAGTGATTATTGGTGGGGGGATTAGTGCCGCCAGTGACCTCTTTTTTCCCTCGATGATTGCTGAATTGGAAGAGCGGGTGCTGCCCACCTCCCGCAATAACCTCCACTGTTTGCGAGCCACCCTTGGCAATCATGCGGGCATCGTCGGTGCAGCCAAACTAGCGTGGAAATATGTGAAAGACCACCTCTAA